A genome region from endosymbiont of Acanthamoeba sp. UWC8 includes the following:
- a CDS encoding PD-(D/E)XK nuclease family protein, giving the protein MGLNIDKINCLPMSQAVSNDYRIIEAKNEIEEGRQIALAIVDHLNSDIHNIGIVTENRIVAKLIKENLKRYNLDINDTVARSLIELNEVKFFLLIFELAVNNTLDKVALLSFLKHPLTNLTINEVEEFEINYFRIPKIYNSLFEVLSQIERNEQYLGITQVIKTVLEFKPKILSGKTFYSFFSEHLRYFNTLVSEEIRNSLPSLDYLIDLKMELKPLTYAHKPIKIRRYKELLIKILSEQSYRDEEFIEEVQILTPLEARLQSFDLVIIPSLNEGNFPDITRDWPLIDAALATQFNFPNYQEPLGFGAHDFNSLISNRKVILSRSRYSQGKETTESRFLSQLKVATSIEQVNYKSAEDSEIFEYKPSARANPKPPLSARPKKFSVSSIERLIYNPYVYYAKYILNLNPLDELDVTSIKRDFGIHLHKALAEIFEQTLPLCAEKFTNDLLNKFKACAEKSVLSDSNTLQFWLKRVERIAPWLYDYEKEILPNLKGSLTEKRKEINFNIANTTISISAIFDRVMLYKDGGIKIIDYKTGYTPLQKEVDRGLSPQFPIENLILREVMNTDDISQEYIELRGKKDIANSKPITVDSKVSRTELIKLITIFLDPNQGYFTSIDLEKNQRFKEYQHLISLNLE; this is encoded by the coding sequence TAAATATAGATAAAATTAATTGCTTACCTATGTCTCAAGCTGTTAGTAATGATTATAGGATTATTGAAGCGAAAAATGAGATAGAAGAAGGAAGGCAAATAGCTTTAGCTATAGTAGACCACTTAAATTCCGATATTCACAACATCGGTATTGTAACTGAAAACCGTATAGTTGCGAAACTTATTAAAGAAAATCTTAAAAGATATAACCTTGACATAAATGATACCGTAGCAAGAAGCTTAATAGAACTTAATGAGGTTAAGTTTTTCTTACTTATTTTTGAGCTTGCTGTTAATAATACTTTAGATAAAGTTGCCCTACTTAGCTTTCTTAAACACCCTCTTACTAATTTAACCATAAATGAAGTAGAGGAATTTGAAATTAATTATTTTAGAATTCCTAAAATTTATAACTCGCTTTTTGAAGTGCTAAGCCAAATTGAGCGCAATGAGCAATATTTAGGAATTACACAAGTTATAAAAACCGTGTTGGAATTTAAACCTAAAATATTATCCGGCAAAACTTTTTATAGTTTTTTCTCTGAGCACTTGAGGTACTTTAACACGCTAGTGAGTGAAGAGATAAGGAATAGCTTACCTAGCTTGGACTATCTTATCGATTTAAAAATGGAATTAAAGCCTTTAACTTATGCCCATAAGCCGATAAAAATCCGACGTTACAAAGAGCTGTTAATAAAAATATTAAGCGAACAATCTTATCGGGATGAGGAATTCATTGAAGAAGTACAAATCCTCACTCCACTTGAGGCGAGGCTACAATCATTTGACCTTGTTATTATTCCAAGCCTTAATGAAGGAAATTTTCCTGATATTACACGAGATTGGCCGCTTATCGATGCTGCTCTGGCCACGCAATTTAACTTTCCTAACTATCAGGAGCCTTTAGGTTTCGGTGCTCATGATTTTAATAGTTTAATTAGTAATAGAAAGGTTATATTATCGCGTTCACGATACTCCCAAGGCAAAGAAACTACGGAATCCAGGTTTTTATCCCAACTTAAAGTTGCCACTTCAATTGAACAAGTTAATTATAAATCTGCTGAAGACTCGGAAATATTTGAATATAAACCATCTGCGAGGGCTAACCCTAAGCCGCCCCTTTCTGCAAGACCCAAAAAGTTTTCCGTAAGCTCCATTGAGCGGTTGATATATAATCCGTATGTTTATTATGCAAAATATATTTTAAACCTTAATCCTCTGGATGAGCTGGACGTAACTTCAATAAAAAGAGATTTCGGCATTCATTTACACAAAGCACTCGCTGAGATTTTTGAACAAACCTTACCTCTTTGTGCTGAAAAATTTACTAACGATTTACTAAATAAATTTAAGGCTTGTGCTGAAAAAAGCGTTTTAAGTGATAGTAACACTTTACAATTTTGGCTTAAACGCGTGGAACGAATTGCTCCTTGGCTATATGATTATGAGAAAGAGATTTTGCCGAATTTGAAAGGAAGCCTTACTGAAAAAAGAAAAGAGATTAATTTTAATATTGCAAATACGACTATCTCAATTTCAGCTATTTTTGATAGGGTGATGTTATATAAAGACGGTGGGATTAAAATTATTGATTATAAAACCGGGTATACCCCGCTGCAAAAAGAAGTAGATAGAGGCTTATCCCCCCAGTTTCCGATTGAAAACTTGATATTGCGAGAAGTAATGAATACCGATGATATATCTCAGGAGTATATAGAACTACGGGGCAAAAAAGACATAGCAAACAGCAAACCGATAACGGTTGATAGCAAAGTCAGTAGAACAGAACTTATTAAGTTAATCACCATATTTTTAGATCCTAATCAAGGATATTTTACAAGTATTGACTTAGAAAAAAATCAAAGGTTCAAAGAATATCAACACTTGATTAGCTTAAATCTAGAGTAA
- a CDS encoding DMT family transporter, with protein sequence MQNGYYLGVTFKLLNLLIFTAISLGLLAKSKTLNPIEEFFIICISGTLFLLPWVVFTKAKHLRVKSYWGYVLRASFSIIGMVAWIESLKSLGANEATLIAYLNPLFTIILATLFREEKLKLTSFFGIALCILVVIYTLKVETDRFNMQGMFFGFCSASAWSFYEIICKKQSYAEHFLTQAFYTLLFGMLIMLPYVILNNTFNKVIEFEVIGILGILRVLNIICLFLAYKFAPINILAPFGYFRLVFMAIGSFLIFHNTPTLSVIFAAIIIIVINIYIFNIQKLRTE encoded by the coding sequence ATGCAAAACGGGTATTACCTAGGAGTTACTTTTAAACTTCTTAACTTATTAATTTTTACCGCTATTTCCTTAGGGCTGCTCGCGAAAAGTAAAACGTTGAATCCTATTGAAGAATTTTTTATTATCTGTATTTCCGGCACCTTATTTCTATTACCTTGGGTAGTATTCACCAAAGCAAAGCACCTTAGGGTTAAAAGCTATTGGGGTTATGTTTTAAGAGCTTCATTTAGTATTATCGGCATGGTTGCCTGGATTGAATCTTTAAAAAGTCTTGGTGCTAATGAAGCAACCTTAATAGCTTACCTTAATCCACTGTTTACCATAATTCTTGCTACACTGTTCAGAGAGGAAAAACTTAAGCTAACTTCGTTTTTTGGGATAGCGTTATGCATACTTGTTGTAATTTATACCCTTAAAGTTGAGACTGACAGGTTTAATATGCAAGGTATGTTTTTCGGGTTTTGTTCAGCTTCAGCCTGGTCATTTTATGAAATAATTTGTAAAAAACAATCTTATGCCGAGCATTTTTTGACGCAGGCATTTTATACTCTTTTATTCGGTATGCTTATAATGTTACCTTATGTGATACTTAACAATACTTTCAATAAAGTTATCGAATTTGAGGTAATTGGAATATTAGGTATCTTAAGGGTGCTCAACATAATCTGCTTATTTCTGGCTTATAAATTCGCTCCTATAAATATATTAGCGCCGTTTGGTTATTTTAGATTAGTATTTATGGCAATAGGCAGCTTCCTCATCTTCCATAACACCCCTACCCTAAGCGTCATATTTGCAGCAATTATAATAATTGTTATTAATATTTATATTTTTAATATACAAAAATTAAGAACCGAATAA
- a CDS encoding ribonucleotide-diphosphate reductase subunit beta codes for MSLLDAAPIFKPFSYPWAYDAWKVQQQIHWLPEEVPMADDVKDWKKNLTEGERHLLTQIFRFFTQADIEVNNCYMKHYAKVFKPTEVQMMLAAFSNMETIHIDAYSHLLDTLGMPEVEYQAFMKYKELKDKYDYMQQFNSDSKEDIAKTLAVFGAFTEGLQLFASFAMLLNFQRFGKMKGMGQIIAWSVRDETLHTNYIIRLFRTFISENQEVYTDSFKQFLVDACQTIVSHEDAFIDLAFEFDGAVQGLTASDVKRYIRYIADRRITQLGLNPVYHIERNPLPWLDEILNAPEHTNFFENRVTEYARAATKGTWDEAFSAA; via the coding sequence ATGTCTTTATTAGATGCAGCTCCGATATTTAAGCCTTTTTCTTATCCGTGGGCATATGATGCTTGGAAGGTACAACAACAAATACATTGGTTGCCTGAAGAAGTACCGATGGCGGATGATGTTAAGGATTGGAAAAAGAATCTTACCGAGGGCGAGAGACATTTACTTACCCAAATCTTCAGATTCTTTACTCAAGCTGATATTGAAGTGAATAACTGCTATATGAAGCATTATGCTAAAGTATTTAAGCCGACTGAAGTGCAAATGATGCTTGCCGCATTTTCTAATATGGAAACTATCCATATTGATGCTTATTCACATCTCCTGGATACTTTAGGGATGCCTGAAGTAGAATATCAAGCCTTTATGAAATATAAAGAGCTTAAAGATAAATATGACTATATGCAGCAATTTAATTCCGACTCTAAAGAGGATATTGCAAAAACATTAGCGGTATTTGGAGCTTTTACCGAAGGATTACAGTTATTTGCTTCTTTTGCAATGCTGCTTAATTTCCAAAGATTCGGGAAAATGAAAGGAATGGGACAGATTATAGCATGGAGTGTCAGAGATGAAACATTGCATACTAACTATATTATTCGTTTATTTAGAACATTTATAAGTGAAAACCAGGAAGTTTACACTGATAGCTTTAAACAGTTTTTAGTAGATGCTTGCCAAACTATTGTTTCTCATGAAGATGCATTTATTGACCTTGCTTTTGAGTTTGACGGTGCCGTACAAGGATTAACCGCAAGTGACGTAAAGCGCTATATCAGGTATATTGCAGACCGCAGGATTACTCAATTAGGTTTAAATCCGGTTTATCATATAGAACGTAACCCGCTTCCATGGCTGGATGAAATACTAAATGCTCCGGAACATACTAACTTCTTTGAAAACAGGGTTACCGAATATGCAAGGGCTGCCACTAAGGGAACTTGGGATGAAGCCTTTTCAGCAGCATAG